The Deltaproteobacteria bacterium DNA window TGGACGCCGTCAAGAGGGGGGTGAGCCAGGTCGTCTCCAAACCCTTCAAGATAGAGCAGCTGCTCGTTCTCATAAGGCAGGCCATCGAAGAGGCGGCCTTCGAGAAGGGTGTGGAGCGCCTCGACCTCGACAAGACGCTCTCGGCCATGGCCAACCCCATACGCCGCACCATAATCAAGCTCCTCCACCGCGGCGGCCCCCTGAGACTCATGGAGATGAGCAGGCGGCTCGACATCGGCGACCACACCAAGACCATATTCCACATTAGGATCCTGAAGGAACTCGACCTCGTCTGCCAGAGCGAGACGGACCGGCACTACTTCCTGACCGCCAAGGGCGAACGGCTCATAAACTGCCTCGAAATACTCGAAAAACACATCGAGAGCGCAGGTCCGTAGCAGACTCGAAACGAGTTGTCGCAAGCCGCGGAGACTGCCCCGGGCTGACGACGAAAAAACAGATTTTTTCCCCACCTGCAAAGTCCCCCCGCCCTTCGG harbors:
- a CDS encoding response regulator, which gives rise to MKKILIVDDDEELRANLSEILAQAGYAADEAATGAEAVEMAGSRDYDVVLLDKMMPGMDGVETLMELRKAAPRSKVIMVTAFATVEAAVDAVKRGVSQVVSKPFKIEQLLVLIRQAIEEAAFEKGVERLDLDKTLSAMANPIRRTIIKLLHRGGPLRLMEMSRRLDIGDHTKTIFHIRILKELDLVCQSETDRHYFLTAKGERLINCLEILEKHIESAGP